A single window of Eisenibacter elegans DSM 3317 DNA harbors:
- a CDS encoding SpoIIE family protein phosphatase: protein MLVAQRIKALLEVKNASKVLYQNAKQQKNYVKALEYHELYKQTDDAIFNIDKAKSITNLETQTEIARKEQEIALLNKNKALLEKDNELQKIENERQRNAKLALEKQAEADRLAALARQEKDQRKQDSLRTLAQEKQLEADGLKAKEQQLKAESKARQLEILKTKKEQQLQQTLLYLSLGSLLVMMVFVYFIYRSRQKISQQHRRIRQQAKELQQVNEELVQQQDEITTANESLELTNQRLYQTASMLKSSIHSAKKIQTAILPRVEKMDKLLQHYFVLYRPKDVVSGDFYWIDEVEGRVILIVADCTGHGVEGAFMILIASTLLEKIINVWQITQPSEILTRLHQGIEKILQ from the coding sequence ATGCTTGTGGCCCAAAGAATAAAGGCGCTTTTGGAAGTCAAAAATGCCAGCAAGGTACTTTATCAGAATGCCAAGCAGCAGAAAAATTATGTGAAGGCGCTCGAATACCACGAACTCTATAAGCAAACCGATGATGCTATTTTCAATATAGACAAAGCCAAGAGCATTACCAATCTCGAAACACAGACCGAGATAGCCCGAAAAGAACAAGAAATAGCCTTGCTCAACAAGAATAAAGCCTTGCTGGAGAAAGACAATGAGCTGCAAAAAATAGAAAACGAACGACAACGCAATGCCAAACTTGCTCTCGAAAAACAAGCCGAGGCCGACAGGCTCGCCGCCTTGGCTAGACAAGAAAAAGACCAGCGCAAACAGGATAGCCTCCGGACATTGGCCCAAGAAAAACAGCTCGAAGCGGATGGACTAAAGGCCAAAGAACAACAACTCAAAGCCGAAAGCAAGGCACGACAGCTCGAAATTCTCAAAACAAAAAAAGAACAACAACTGCAACAGACCTTGCTCTATCTGAGCTTGGGCAGCCTGTTGGTGATGATGGTGTTTGTGTATTTCATCTACCGCTCGCGCCAAAAAATATCCCAACAACATCGCCGCATCCGACAACAAGCCAAAGAACTACAGCAAGTCAATGAGGAACTGGTACAACAACAAGATGAAATCACGACGGCCAATGAGAGCCTAGAGCTGACCAATCAGCGCTTGTATCAAACTGCCAGTATGTTGAAATCCAGCATCCATTCTGCCAAAAAAATCCAAACAGCCATATTGCCTAGGGTAGAAAAAATGGATAAATTGTTGCAACACTACTTTGTCTTATATCGACCTAAAGATGTGGTTTCGGGTGATTTTTATTGGATTGATGAAGTAGAAGGGAGGGTTATCCTGATTGTGGCAGACTGTACCGGACACGGGGTAGAAGGTGCTTTTATGATATTGATAGCCAGTACGTTGCTAGAGAAAATCATTAATGTGTGGCAAATTACCCAGCCGTCCGAAATCTTGACTAGGCTGCACCAAGGGATAGAAAAAATATTGCAATAA
- a CDS encoding gliding motility-associated C-terminal domain-containing protein produces MQRSFTYNVVDADLCVNNDHDRDGIFDIIDLDDDNDGIPDIIEVGHTIHPNVDLNGNGIPDWIENNPNNIIDPSQDHDNDGIPNYRDADLPGFVDVNGDGINDNFDRDLDGIPDIFDLDSDNDGITDYAEAGGVNDPNQNGIVGNDGIKTLYGSTSKPLVLSDVTDADFDGIIDSVDPIIFGGTPGTALGAYTPGAGTQTMPDADNDGLPNYKDIDSDNDGIIDLIESQANAAVTGGIVPPNPPIQLSGMDADADGIDDAFDRYFNSANTTPPFLPYGDPMGGTFITPINTDGADQPDYLDLDADNDGVPDFVEGYDDNKNGFSIDDYRKRGADFEAANGNPGIYGTVDANDNNIPDWLEGAPRPAFLTPGSPSYRDTNGNGLVDLLDPNTNGGLRYGGTATGQPDRNDDGNPNYRDNTPAGSSPLRCAGPDLTLVTGATQTAICTGSSTTLSINNTQAGVTYQFINEANNNPVGNPIVGDGSTQSFSFTPAQSMVLVIEATQGTCVDRLNNKVSLTVSPIIDANTAVTVASGVVCVNGNTDILVNNSQSGVRYQLRANGTDVGAPQDGNGATLTFNTGNLSASTTFTILANSVSCGQSVELNTRPNILLFGEFTPALTASANSFCLGSNFSLTVPNSLNGVSYQIRVGETNVGQAQNGNGQDLVFEVGPLTATTAYQVVATSNNCTGEQPRTASLTISALPAPTLQLSVDNAVINPGATATITVSGANTYIWNNAQTIVNQSATGNQIVVRPTADTYYTVEATDINGCSRRDSILVRVEIGQCNLFLPNLFTPNNDGNNDRFILRANNLTAVDFRIYDRAGNLVYRTTNVNEATQTGWDGKHNGQDQPIGMYIWTLSGQCGGQPINYQGNTGKVNLAR; encoded by the coding sequence TTGCAACGCTCATTCACCTATAATGTCGTAGATGCTGACCTCTGTGTCAACAATGACCACGACCGTGATGGTATTTTTGATATCATCGATCTTGACGATGACAACGACGGTATTCCTGACATCATCGAGGTCGGCCATACCATCCACCCCAACGTAGACCTCAATGGCAATGGTATCCCAGATTGGATAGAAAACAACCCCAACAACATCATAGACCCCAGCCAAGACCACGACAATGACGGCATCCCCAACTACCGTGATGCTGACCTGCCGGGCTTTGTCGATGTCAATGGTGATGGTATCAATGACAACTTTGACCGCGACCTCGACGGTATCCCCGATATTTTCGACCTCGACTCCGACAACGATGGCATCACGGACTATGCCGAAGCCGGTGGGGTGAATGATCCCAACCAGAACGGTATTGTAGGCAACGATGGCATCAAAACATTATATGGCAGTACTAGCAAGCCGCTCGTGCTCTCAGACGTAACAGACGCGGACTTTGATGGTATCATCGACAGCGTAGACCCTATCATCTTTGGCGGCACTCCGGGAACAGCCCTAGGTGCTTATACCCCCGGCGCTGGTACTCAGACAATGCCTGATGCTGATAACGACGGCCTACCCAACTACAAAGACATCGATTCGGACAATGATGGCATCATAGACCTTATCGAAAGCCAGGCCAACGCAGCCGTAACTGGCGGCATTGTACCTCCCAATCCTCCTATACAGCTCAGCGGTATGGATGCTGATGCCGATGGTATCGACGATGCCTTTGACCGCTATTTCAACTCCGCCAATACCACGCCTCCCTTCTTGCCTTATGGCGACCCAATGGGGGGAACGTTTATCACGCCTATCAACACCGATGGCGCTGACCAACCCGATTATCTCGACCTCGATGCTGACAACGACGGTGTGCCTGATTTTGTAGAGGGCTACGACGATAACAAAAACGGATTCAGCATTGATGATTACCGCAAACGTGGTGCTGATTTTGAAGCTGCCAATGGCAATCCGGGTATTTATGGTACGGTAGATGCCAATGACAATAACATCCCTGATTGGCTCGAAGGCGCTCCACGCCCGGCATTCCTAACACCCGGATCGCCAAGCTACCGCGATACCAACGGCAACGGACTGGTAGACTTGCTAGACCCCAACACTAACGGAGGCCTGCGCTATGGCGGTACTGCCACCGGCCAACCAGACCGCAACGACGATGGCAACCCCAACTACCGCGACAATACCCCCGCCGGCTCATCGCCACTGCGCTGCGCAGGCCCTGACCTGACCTTGGTAACAGGCGCTACACAAACTGCGATTTGTACGGGTAGCAGCACCACCCTCAGCATCAACAACACACAAGCCGGGGTAACCTACCAGTTTATCAATGAGGCCAACAATAACCCTGTAGGCAACCCTATTGTGGGCGATGGCAGCACACAGTCCTTCAGCTTCACCCCTGCCCAGTCTATGGTACTGGTAATTGAAGCTACCCAAGGCACTTGTGTAGACCGCCTCAACAATAAGGTAAGCCTGACGGTAAGCCCCATAATCGATGCCAATACGGCTGTAACTGTAGCTAGCGGCGTGGTGTGTGTGAATGGAAATACCGACATCTTGGTCAACAACAGCCAATCAGGAGTACGCTACCAGCTCCGTGCCAACGGAACAGATGTCGGCGCTCCACAAGACGGCAATGGTGCTACGCTGACATTCAACACCGGAAACCTCAGCGCCAGTACAACATTCACCATTTTGGCCAACAGCGTGAGCTGCGGACAAAGTGTCGAGCTCAACACCAGACCCAATATCTTACTCTTCGGTGAGTTTACCCCAGCCCTGACAGCCTCGGCCAACAGCTTCTGCCTTGGTAGCAACTTCAGCCTGACTGTGCCCAACAGCCTCAACGGCGTGAGCTACCAAATCAGGGTAGGTGAAACCAATGTCGGACAAGCACAGAACGGCAACGGACAAGATCTTGTCTTTGAAGTAGGCCCGCTCACAGCCACTACCGCCTACCAAGTAGTAGCCACTAGCAACAACTGCACCGGCGAACAGCCCCGTACAGCCTCGCTGACAATCAGCGCCTTGCCCGCTCCTACCTTGCAGCTAAGTGTAGACAATGCTGTAATCAACCCCGGCGCTACGGCTACCATCACTGTCAGCGGTGCCAATACGTATATCTGGAACAATGCCCAAACGATTGTCAACCAATCGGCTACCGGAAACCAGATTGTTGTACGCCCTACGGCAGATACCTACTATACCGTAGAAGCGACGGACATCAACGGCTGTAGCCGCAGAGACTCCATACTCGTTAGAGTAGAAATCGGGCAATGTAACCTCTTCCTGCCCAATCTCTTTACGCCTAATAACGACGGCAACAACGATCGCTTTATCTTGCGCGCCAACAACCTTACTGCCGTAGATTTCCGCATCTATGACCGTGCCGGAAACTTGGTATACCGCACTACCAATGTCAACGAAGCTACCCAAACAGGATGGGACGGCAAACACAATGGCCAAGACCAACCTATCGGGATGTATATCTGGACCCTGAGCGGACAGTGTGGCGGACAGCCTATCAACTACCAAGGCAATACTGGTAAAGTAAATCTAGCAAGATAA
- a CDS encoding DUF7149 domain-containing protein, with product MILKELKPRKALNKAFLKVKPNRTEIEAFKTNLITLLDRTNDTESEEFHKNLVSDFLKDTYYKQNHFINTKGRNDLVIHNGQNANSTVGVILEAKKPTNKSEMITRENINKKAFQELVLYYLRERITHKNLEIKHLVATNIKEWFIFDEHLFERLFAQNKSFVKQFENFEASKKSTDVFYKEIAEPFIDSITTEIEFTYFNIQDYAPLLRGAGGVSKHLPNPPQGGNDGLGGVSKHLPNPPQGGNDGLGGVSKHLPNPPQGGNDGLGGVSNPPQEGNDNALIALFKLLSPEHLLKLPFTNDSNSLDKRFYSELLHIIGLTETKEGSKKLIERNKAGERHTGTILEDAIIQLDSLDKLSRLEKPNQFGNTQQERLFNVALELSITWINRILFLKLLEAQLITYHKTPLSRGAGGVSPLSRGAGGVSEYKFLNLDKIKNYDDLNSLFFQVLARKYDDRNEDVIKIFEKVPYLNSSLFEPTELEQVTLFISNLKDDKTIPIFSQTVLKDQQGKKRSGNISTLQYLFEFLDAYDFGAEGGEEIQEDNKTLINASVLGLIFEKINGYKDGSFFTPGFITMYMCRETIRKAVVQKFNEAAAPLLRGAGGVSPLSKGAGGVSPLLRGAGGVSSEIKSPSRREIIPYNPKLKELARELRNNSTKSEIILWKELKGKFEGKYDFHRQKPLDNYIADFFCYELKLVIEIDGETHNWEEVQKKDFQKETRLNELGLNVLRFPDSDIFKHLEATLETIRQYIEGFEKGDLSSFLYEDTPLNPLSRGDFSLPESLSRGDLKTSSSIGEFKSLDDVYEQIGEGRLFTRQQANDIVNSIKICDPAVGSGHFLVSALNEMIAVKNDLKILQDRDGKRLKEYQVEVVNDELIVTDEDGELFEYTPPNPLSRGDFKVSESQRVQETLFHEKQTIIENCLFGVDINPNSVKICRLRLWIELLKNAYYKHLPDPPQGGNTPLSRGAGGVSPLSKGAGGVSPLSRGVGGVLETLPNIDINIKCGNSLVSRFAIDADLKQALKKSKWTIDSYRTAVATYRNAESKEQKRAMERLIADIKADFRTEISLNDPKLKKLHKLQGDLFQLTNQEQLFEMSKKEQADWNKKVTQLTEETKKLETEIEAIKANKIFENAFEWRFEFPEVLNDDGDFVGFDVVIGNPPYIQLQAMKEASEQLKRFEYQTYEKTGDIYSLFYEKGNQILKQNGFLAYITSNKWMRAGYGKTTRNYFLEHTQPELLIDLGSGIFEEATVDSNILIFSKKANTKAFKALDISKEKQVQHIEAYHNNFLLINPQKDESWTIASEIEQSIKAKIERIGKPLKEWDIQINYGIKTGYNEAFIIDGKKKDELIAQDPKSAEIIKPILRGRDIKRYKAEFADLWLINTHNGVKDKNIPRIDVVKDYPAIYKHLLQYETQLQKRQDKGDHWTNLRNCAYIEEFEKEKIVYIEIQTDNKAEGYDFPCFQYDKKNTVVLNTGYIMTGKGIKYILSVLNSSFGRFLVKNYVIRLSERQFRMLAMYVQNFPIPVLSPMEQQPFIDLVEQILAQKEKGEDTTDLENQIDQLVYQLYELTEEEIKIIETA from the coding sequence ATGATTTTAAAAGAACTGAAACCAAGAAAGGCGCTGAACAAAGCCTTTTTAAAAGTAAAACCGAACAGGACTGAAATTGAAGCTTTCAAGACCAATCTTATTACTTTACTCGACAGGACAAATGACACCGAAAGCGAAGAGTTTCACAAAAACTTGGTTTCTGACTTTCTAAAAGATACCTATTACAAACAAAATCATTTTATCAATACCAAAGGTCGAAATGACCTTGTGATTCACAACGGACAAAATGCAAACTCGACAGTTGGTGTAATTCTCGAAGCTAAAAAGCCGACCAACAAATCAGAAATGATTACAAGGGAAAACATCAACAAAAAAGCATTTCAGGAATTAGTGTTGTATTACTTACGAGAGAGAATTACCCATAAAAACCTCGAAATAAAACACTTGGTGGCGACCAACATCAAGGAATGGTTCATTTTTGACGAACATTTATTTGAAAGACTTTTTGCTCAAAACAAATCATTTGTAAAACAATTCGAAAATTTCGAGGCAAGCAAGAAATCAACCGACGTATTTTACAAAGAGATTGCCGAGCCTTTTATTGACAGCATCACTACTGAAATTGAATTTACTTATTTCAACATTCAGGACTATGCTCCCCTCTTGAGAGGGGCTGGGGGTGTGTCAAAACACCTCCCTAACCCTCCTCAAGGAGGGAATGATGGGCTTGGGGGTGTGTCAAAACACCTCCCTAACCCTCCTCAAGGAGGGAATGATGGGCTTGGGGGTGTGTCAAAACACCTCCCTAACCCTCCTCAAGGAGGGAATGATGGGCTTGGGGGTGTGTCTAACCCTCCTCAAGAAGGGAATGATAATGCGTTGATTGCTTTATTCAAACTCCTTTCCCCCGAACATCTTCTAAAACTGCCATTTACCAACGACAGCAACAGCCTCGACAAACGCTTTTACAGCGAGTTATTGCACATTATCGGTTTGACTGAAACCAAAGAAGGAAGCAAAAAACTGATTGAAAGAAACAAAGCAGGTGAACGCCACACGGGAACTATTCTTGAAGATGCCATCATTCAGCTTGACAGCTTAGATAAACTTAGCCGACTTGAAAAACCAAACCAATTCGGCAACACACAACAGGAACGACTTTTTAATGTTGCTCTTGAACTTTCCATCACTTGGATAAATAGAATTTTGTTTTTGAAGTTGTTGGAAGCCCAACTCATCACCTATCACAAAACTCCCCTTTCGAGAGGGGCTGGGGGTGTGTCTCCCCTCTCGAGAGGGGCTGGGGGTGTGTCAGAATACAAATTTCTCAATCTTGACAAAATCAAGAACTATGACGACCTGAACAGCTTGTTTTTTCAGGTCTTGGCTCGCAAATATGACGACCGAAACGAAGATGTAATAAAGATTTTTGAGAAAGTTCCTTATCTCAACTCATCACTCTTTGAGCCGACGGAATTGGAGCAGGTTACTTTGTTTATCAGCAACCTGAAAGACGACAAAACCATTCCGATTTTTTCGCAAACCGTGCTGAAAGACCAGCAAGGCAAAAAAAGGTCAGGCAACATTTCTACGCTTCAATACCTGTTTGAGTTTTTAGATGCTTACGACTTTGGAGCAGAAGGCGGAGAAGAAATCCAAGAAGACAACAAAACACTGATTAACGCTTCGGTGCTCGGATTGATTTTCGAGAAGATAAACGGCTACAAAGACGGCTCGTTTTTCACTCCGGGTTTCATCACGATGTATATGTGCCGTGAAACCATTCGCAAAGCGGTAGTTCAGAAATTCAACGAAGCTGCCGCTCCCCTCTTGAGAGGGGCTGGGGGTGTGTCTCCCCTCTCCAAAGGGGCTGGGGGTGTGTCTCCCCTCTTGAGAGGGGCTGGGGGTGTGTCATCCGAAATTAAAAGTCCTTCAAGAAGAGAAATTATTCCTTACAATCCTAAGCTCAAAGAACTTGCACGAGAATTAAGAAACAATAGCACCAAATCTGAAATTATACTCTGGAAGGAGTTGAAAGGAAAATTTGAAGGGAAATATGATTTTCATAGACAAAAACCTTTGGATAATTACATAGCTGACTTTTTCTGTTATGAATTAAAACTCGTAATTGAAATAGATGGCGAAACGCATAATTGGGAAGAAGTTCAAAAAAAAGATTTTCAAAAGGAAACCAGATTAAACGAGTTGGGATTAAATGTTCTGCGGTTTCCCGATTCAGATATTTTTAAACACTTAGAGGCAACTTTAGAAACTATTAGACAGTATATTGAAGGTTTTGAGAAAGGTGATTTGTCATCGTTCTTGTATGAGGACACACCCCTAAATCCCCTCTCAAGAGGGGACTTTTCGCTTCCCGAATCCCTCTCCAGAGGGGACTTAAAAACATCTTCTTCTATTGGGGAGTTTAAGAGCTTGGATGACGTGTATGAGCAAATAGGTGAAGGACGACTTTTTACCCGCCAACAAGCAAATGACATTGTAAACAGTATCAAAATTTGTGACCCTGCCGTTGGCTCAGGACACTTTTTGGTTTCGGCTCTCAATGAAATGATTGCCGTAAAAAACGACTTGAAAATTCTGCAAGACCGTGACGGAAAACGCTTGAAAGAATATCAGGTGGAAGTGGTCAATGATGAATTGATTGTAACAGACGAAGACGGCGAACTTTTTGAATACACACCCCCAAACCCCCTCTCAAGAGGGGACTTTAAGGTTTCAGAAAGTCAGCGAGTACAAGAAACGCTTTTCCACGAAAAGCAAACCATTATTGAAAACTGCCTTTTTGGGGTGGACATCAATCCCAACTCGGTAAAAATTTGCCGTTTGCGTTTGTGGATTGAATTGTTGAAAAACGCCTATTACAAACACCTCCCTGACCCTCCTCAAGGAGGGAATACTCCCCTCTCGAGAGGGGCTGGGGGTGTGTCTCCCCTCTCCAAAGGGGCTGGGGGTGTGTCTCCCCTCTCGAGAGGGGTCGGGGGTGTGTTAGAAACCCTCCCCAACATTGACATCAACATCAAATGCGGAAACTCCTTAGTAAGCCGTTTTGCCATTGATGCCGACCTGAAGCAAGCACTCAAAAAAAGTAAGTGGACCATTGACAGCTACCGTACAGCCGTTGCCACGTACCGAAACGCTGAAAGCAAGGAACAGAAACGAGCAATGGAACGACTGATTGCCGACATTAAAGCAGATTTCAGAACCGAAATATCCTTGAACGACCCCAAACTAAAGAAGCTACACAAACTACAAGGCGACTTGTTTCAACTCACCAATCAAGAGCAATTGTTTGAAATGAGCAAAAAGGAACAAGCTGATTGGAACAAGAAAGTAACGCAACTAACCGAAGAAACCAAGAAGCTTGAAACCGAAATTGAAGCAATAAAAGCCAACAAGATTTTTGAAAATGCTTTTGAATGGCGTTTTGAATTTCCCGAAGTGCTGAATGATGATGGCGATTTTGTGGGCTTTGATGTGGTGATTGGAAATCCACCTTATATACAACTGCAAGCAATGAAAGAGGCATCGGAGCAATTGAAAAGATTTGAGTACCAAACCTACGAGAAAACAGGCGATATTTATTCGCTTTTTTATGAAAAAGGAAATCAAATTTTAAAACAAAACGGTTTCTTGGCTTATATCACTTCCAACAAATGGATGCGGGCAGGCTACGGAAAAACTACCCGAAATTATTTTTTAGAACATACCCAGCCCGAACTCCTGATTGATTTGGGCAGCGGCATTTTTGAAGAAGCAACGGTTGATTCTAATATCTTGATTTTCTCTAAAAAAGCCAATACAAAAGCCTTCAAAGCCTTGGACATCAGCAAAGAAAAACAAGTACAACACATTGAGGCTTACCATAATAATTTTTTGTTGATAAATCCTCAAAAAGACGAAAGTTGGACAATTGCCTCCGAAATAGAGCAAAGCATCAAAGCCAAAATTGAAAGAATAGGCAAACCACTAAAAGAATGGGATATACAAATTAATTATGGTATAAAAACGGGCTACAACGAAGCCTTTATCATTGACGGCAAGAAAAAAGACGAGCTCATTGCCCAAGACCCCAAAAGTGCCGAAATCATCAAACCCATTCTCCGAGGCAGAGATATAAAAAGATACAAAGCCGAATTTGCGGATTTGTGGTTGATAAATACACACAATGGCGTTAAGGATAAAAATATTCCAAGAATTGACGTAGTGAAAGATTATCCTGCAATTTACAAACACTTATTGCAGTATGAAACACAACTACAAAAAAGACAAGACAAAGGCGACCATTGGACAAACCTACGTAACTGTGCTTACATCGAAGAATTTGAAAAGGAGAAGATTGTTTATATTGAAATTCAAACTGACAATAAAGCGGAAGGTTATGATTTTCCTTGTTTTCAATATGACAAGAAAAATACAGTGGTATTGAATACAGGTTATATAATGACAGGGAAAGGTATAAAATATATTTTGTCTGTTTTAAATTCTTCTTTTGGTAGATTTTTAGTAAAAAATTATGTTATCAGATTATCTGAAAGACAATTTAGAATGTTAGCTATGTATGTTCAAAACTTTCCCATTCCCGTACTTTCTCCAATGGAGCAGCAGCCCTTTATAGATTTGGTAGAGCAGATTTTAGCCCAAAAAGAAAAAGGCGAAGACACCACCGATTTAGAAAACCAAATAGACCAATTGGTTTATCAGCTTTATGAGTTGACGGAAGAAGAAATTAAAATTATTGAAACAGCATAG
- a CDS encoding TIGR01777 family oxidoreductase, which produces MATILITGGTGLVGQVLTTLLLSEGYEVRYLSRSAKPVGAFPQVGVYAWDIEAQTIDMAALDGVEAVVHLAGAGVADKSWTAARKTEILTSRTESTRLLATALARLPAPPKVLVSASAIGYYGLDTGAALQTEDSPAGQDFLADVTGAWEDALVPITNMGIRTVKLRIGIVLSTQGGALPKLIAPIKLGVGAALGSGQQYMSWIHIEDLVRMFLYCIQNSHTKGVYNAVAPNPVTNVALTREAAKVLKRPLILPPVPAFALRLVLGEMAQMVLGGNKVSATRIVEAGFRFRFEQLLPALEDLLG; this is translated from the coding sequence ATGGCAACCATACTCATTACTGGAGGTACCGGATTGGTAGGGCAGGTGCTTACAACACTATTATTGTCAGAGGGCTACGAAGTCCGGTATCTCAGTCGCAGCGCCAAACCAGTAGGGGCTTTCCCGCAGGTGGGCGTGTATGCTTGGGATATTGAGGCACAAACCATCGATATGGCGGCCTTAGACGGGGTGGAGGCCGTCGTCCACCTAGCCGGCGCGGGGGTAGCCGACAAGAGCTGGACGGCAGCCCGTAAGACCGAGATTTTGACGAGCCGTACCGAATCGACCCGCTTGCTGGCGACAGCCCTAGCCCGCTTGCCAGCGCCACCCAAGGTGTTGGTATCGGCTTCGGCCATAGGCTACTATGGACTAGATACCGGCGCGGCACTCCAAACAGAAGATAGCCCCGCCGGGCAAGACTTTCTGGCTGACGTAACCGGCGCTTGGGAGGATGCTTTAGTGCCTATCACGAATATGGGTATCCGCACGGTGAAGCTGCGCATCGGCATTGTGCTCAGCACCCAAGGCGGAGCCTTGCCCAAGCTCATAGCTCCCATCAAGCTAGGCGTGGGGGCTGCCTTGGGCAGCGGCCAGCAATATATGTCTTGGATTCATATCGAAGACCTAGTCCGGATGTTTTTGTATTGTATACAAAACAGCCATACAAAGGGTGTGTACAATGCAGTGGCTCCCAACCCCGTAACCAATGTGGCGCTCACCCGCGAAGCAGCCAAAGTGCTCAAGCGCCCACTTATCTTACCTCCTGTACCGGCTTTTGCGCTGAGGTTGGTCTTGGGCGAAATGGCGCAGATGGTCTTGGGAGGCAACAAAGTAAGCGCCACACGCATTGTAGAGGCCGGATTCCGGTTTCGATTCGAGCAATTATTGCCAGCCTTGGAAGATTTGTTGGGGTAG
- a CDS encoding PorP/SprF family type IX secretion system membrane protein yields the protein MKKLWFFAVLLLFWGATALQAQEDFNFAQYHNTPFINSPAMIANQEHIAFTLNYRNQPNATGEGFRTAIASIIHPFLKRCSEERFGALGLAVLNDRPGEFLSNNGIMLTYAHRFRIANPTPKRQLQHFVNVGLQAGYFQRGVNLNGLTTDSQFNGGIFDPNAASGESFSSEYRGYTVITPSVMWFMNDAQGRQKAYLGVSVFNINRPQTSFYNDITDVLPHHWTIIGGAEVFSNDRLALIPTFRWINRSGSDELTTGLFGKYKINGAANNPLVKAGNVNAGLWYNHNQAFVACVEWEQPQYTVALNMDLPTSQNSRNWQGRSTFEFTIAVRLFKKMKRCPLTNADPIDMAPYVERPVNVSNKLPMLNIPEQPMLMKERARKLQQGVFRFKTGSAELDETSTELLDEVAEIMLDFTDATIEIEAHTDNVGSRAGNIALSKKRAEALRALVLQKYPGIDPNRIKISWHGPDKPVAPNDTEANRYLNRRVEFRVTYPD from the coding sequence ATGAAAAAATTATGGTTTTTCGCAGTGTTGTTACTGTTTTGGGGCGCTACGGCGCTACAAGCTCAGGAAGACTTTAACTTCGCTCAGTACCACAACACCCCCTTTATCAATAGCCCGGCGATGATTGCCAACCAAGAGCATATCGCCTTTACGCTCAATTACCGTAACCAGCCCAATGCCACCGGCGAGGGCTTCCGTACGGCCATCGCCTCTATCATCCACCCCTTTTTGAAGCGCTGCTCCGAAGAACGTTTTGGTGCCTTGGGCTTGGCCGTACTGAACGACCGCCCAGGGGAATTTCTGAGCAACAACGGTATTATGTTGACCTATGCACACCGATTCCGCATTGCCAACCCTACCCCCAAGCGCCAATTACAGCACTTTGTCAATGTAGGCCTACAAGCCGGGTATTTTCAGCGTGGTGTCAATCTCAATGGATTGACCACCGACTCGCAGTTCAACGGAGGGATATTTGACCCCAACGCCGCCAGCGGCGAAAGCTTTAGCTCCGAGTATAGAGGCTATACCGTGATTACGCCCAGCGTGATGTGGTTTATGAATGATGCGCAAGGCCGTCAGAAAGCCTATCTAGGCGTCTCTGTTTTCAACATCAACCGCCCACAAACTTCGTTTTACAACGACATTACTGATGTCTTGCCACACCACTGGACCATCATCGGGGGGGCAGAGGTGTTCTCCAACGACCGCTTGGCCCTTATCCCTACGTTCCGTTGGATTAACCGCTCCGGCTCTGATGAGTTAACGACAGGGCTTTTTGGCAAGTATAAAATCAATGGCGCTGCAAACAATCCCTTGGTCAAAGCCGGAAATGTGAATGCCGGCCTCTGGTATAACCACAACCAAGCCTTTGTGGCCTGTGTAGAGTGGGAACAACCGCAGTACACCGTGGCGCTCAATATGGATTTGCCTACTTCGCAAAACTCGCGCAACTGGCAAGGACGCAGTACTTTTGAGTTTACCATCGCCGTCAGGCTCTTCAAGAAGATGAAGCGTTGCCCACTCACCAATGCCGACCCTATCGATATGGCTCCTTATGTCGAGCGTCCGGTCAATGTCAGCAATAAACTCCCAATGCTCAACATCCCTGAGCAGCCGATGCTGATGAAGGAACGTGCGCGCAAACTCCAACAAGGGGTATTCCGATTCAAAACTGGTAGTGCAGAGCTTGACGAAACCTCCACAGAGTTGCTCGACGAAGTAGCCGAAATTATGCTTGATTTTACTGATGCCACCATCGAAATCGAAGCCCATACCGACAACGTCGGCAGCCGTGCCGGCAATATCGCCCTCTCCAAAAAACGTGCTGAAGCATTGCGTGCCCTGGTTCTCCAAAAATATCCGGGTATAGACCCCAATCGTATCAAAATCTCTTGGCACGGCCCCGACAAACCTGTTGCCCCCAACGATACCGAAGCCAACCGCTATCTCAATCGTAGGGTAGAGTTTAGGGTTACTTACCCCGACTAA